One stretch of Tepidibacter hydrothermalis DNA includes these proteins:
- a CDS encoding NAD(P)/FAD-dependent oxidoreductase, protein MIRISNIKMDIDEDIKNIKKKILKKLRIREEELIEYTIFKESIDARKRGKINFIYTVDVKVKKENSILKKIKSNDVRLSPELKYKDVKMGNEELKERPVIIGMGPAGLFAALILAQRGYNPIVLERGMDVDKRTEDVNLFWNTGKINEDSNVQFGEGGAGTFSDGKLTTRIKDLRCRKVLEELVTSGAPDEILYSHKPHVGTDILKEVVKNMRQRIIELGGEVRFNSKVTDIIVEDKSIVGVKVNDEYIIDTSISILAIGHSARDTYEVLNNKNVKIIQKPFAIGARIEHPQLMINKSQYKEFYDHPRLGAADYRLIYHTEKGRTTYTFCMCPGGSVIASSSSKGELVTNGMSEHSRNKENANSALLVNVAPEDFGSDHPLEGVYFQQKYERLAFELGGKNYKAPVQLVGDFLNDRESTEIKSVEPSYKPGYTLTDLRKCLPDFVVEAMKEGLQNLDKKLDGFALNDAVLTGVETRSSSPIRIVRDEQNFESVNVCGLYPVGEGAGYAGGIVSAAVDGIKAAESIISKYQKKLI, encoded by the coding sequence ATGATAAGAATATCGAATATAAAGATGGATATAGATGAGGATATAAAAAATATTAAAAAGAAAATATTAAAAAAACTAAGAATCAGGGAAGAAGAATTAATAGAATATACAATATTTAAAGAATCAATAGATGCTAGAAAAAGAGGAAAAATAAACTTTATATACACAGTAGATGTGAAAGTTAAAAAAGAAAATAGCATATTAAAAAAGATAAAGAGCAATGATGTGAGATTAAGTCCAGAATTAAAATATAAAGATGTAAAAATGGGAAATGAAGAACTAAAGGAAAGACCAGTTATAATAGGAATGGGACCTGCTGGATTGTTTGCTGCACTAATACTTGCTCAAAGAGGTTATAATCCTATAGTTTTAGAAAGAGGAATGGATGTTGATAAAAGAACTGAAGATGTAAATTTATTTTGGAACACAGGAAAAATAAATGAAGACTCTAACGTTCAATTTGGAGAAGGTGGAGCGGGTACTTTTTCAGATGGTAAACTTACTACTAGAATAAAAGATCTAAGATGTAGAAAGGTTCTTGAGGAACTAGTTACATCAGGAGCGCCAGATGAAATACTATACTCTCATAAACCTCATGTTGGAACTGATATATTAAAAGAAGTTGTAAAAAATATGAGACAAAGAATAATAGAACTTGGTGGAGAGGTTAGATTCAATTCAAAAGTTACAGATATTATAGTTGAAGACAAATCAATAGTTGGTGTTAAGGTAAATGATGAATATATAATAGATACTAGCATAAGTATACTAGCAATAGGACATAGTGCTAGAGATACTTATGAGGTCTTGAATAATAAAAATGTAAAAATAATTCAAAAGCCATTTGCTATAGGTGCAAGAATTGAACATCCTCAGTTAATGATAAATAAATCTCAGTATAAAGAATTTTATGATCATCCAAGACTTGGAGCAGCAGATTATAGACTTATTTATCATACGGAGAAAGGGAGAACTACATATACATTTTGTATGTGTCCTGGAGGAAGTGTTATAGCATCATCATCATCTAAGGGAGAGCTTGTTACAAATGGAATGAGTGAACATTCAAGAAATAAGGAAAATGCAAATAGTGCTCTTTTAGTAAATGTAGCTCCTGAAGATTTTGGAAGTGATCATCCGCTAGAAGGAGTTTACTTTCAACAAAAATATGAAAGGCTTGCATTTGAATTAGGAGGAAAAAATTATAAGGCACCAGTTCAATTAGTAGGTGATTTTTTAAATGATAGAGAATCTACTGAGATAAAGAGTGTAGAGCCTTCTTATAAGCCAGGATATACTCTTACTGATCTAAGAAAGTGTCTTCCTGATTTTGTAGTTGAAGCAATGAAAGAAGGTTTGCAGAATCTTGACAAAAAACTAGATGGATTTGCACTAAATGATGCTGTACTTACAGGCGTCGAAACGAGATCATCATCTCCTATAAGAATAGTAAGAGATGAACAAAACTTTGAATCTGTGAATGTATGCGGACTTTATCCTGTTGGAGAAGGGGCTGGATATGCTGGAGGAATAGTATCTGCTGCAGTTGATGGAATAAAAGCAGCGGAGAGTATAATAAGCAAATATCAAAAAAAGTTAATATAA
- a CDS encoding carbon-nitrogen hydrolase family protein: MCKNFKIALCQTMVKDDKVYNLKKALEFIEEAAVNGANIISLGEMFICPYRNDVFKEYAEEEEGSITLKAIAEIAKKYNVYIVAGSIPEKDGDKYYNTAYVIGKDGNIITKHRKMHLFDIDIKDGVYMKESDTFSYGQNITMFDTEYCKVGVAICYDMRFPEIFRIMVQNDVKLVIVPAAFNNVTGPAHWDIIIRNRSVDNQIYFAAASPARNYDETYLAYGHSSVCNPFGEIIGQLDENEDILYCDIDLNYLEKVRTELPLLKHRRLDIYGINTKK, encoded by the coding sequence ATGTGTAAAAACTTCAAAATTGCTTTATGTCAGACTATGGTAAAGGATGATAAGGTTTATAATTTAAAAAAAGCTTTAGAATTTATAGAAGAGGCAGCTGTTAATGGTGCAAATATTATTTCCTTAGGGGAGATGTTTATCTGTCCTTATAGAAATGATGTATTTAAAGAATATGCCGAAGAAGAAGAAGGAAGTATTACACTTAAAGCTATAGCAGAAATTGCTAAAAAATACAATGTGTATATTGTGGCAGGATCTATTCCTGAGAAAGATGGAGATAAATATTACAATACAGCATATGTTATAGGCAAAGACGGAAATATTATAACTAAACATAGAAAAATGCATTTATTTGATATAGACATAAAGGATGGAGTGTATATGAAGGAATCAGATACATTCTCTTATGGACAAAACATAACTATGTTTGATACAGAGTACTGTAAAGTAGGGGTTGCTATATGCTATGATATGAGATTTCCTGAAATATTTAGGATTATGGTTCAAAATGATGTTAAGCTCGTAATAGTTCCAGCTGCTTTTAATAATGTTACAGGACCTGCTCACTGGGATATTATAATAAGAAATAGGTCTGTAGATAATCAAATATATTTTGCTGCAGCAAGCCCAGCAAGAAATTATGATGAGACATATTTAGCTTACGGTCACAGTAGTGTTTGCAATCCATTTGGAGAAATTATAGGGCAATTAGATGAGAATGAAGATATATTGTATTGTGATATAGATTTAAACTATTTAGAGAAGGTAAGGACAGAATTGCCTCTTTTAAAACACAGAAGACTAGATATATATGGTATTAATACAAAAAAATAA
- a CDS encoding Na/Pi cotransporter family protein, with translation MAINIALGILGGLGLFLYGMNLMGEGLQKAAGEKLKKIIEMLTSNRFMGVLVGVFVTAIIQSSSATTVMVVGFVNAGIMQLSQAIGVIMGANIGTTVTAQLVSFELTQLAPAAVGIGMVIYLFASKEKSKQLAEILIGFGILFIGMDFMKDAVKPLREFPAFREMLVGFGSNTFLGIFMGFAMTVILQSSSAAMGILLALSSEGLLPLSSALPILYGQNIGTCVTAILSSIGATRNAKRAAIVHLTFNVLGTLIFAIILSKPTIALVTKMNQTDVTRQIANVHTLFNIVNVVILFPFAPLIVKLAMKLLPETEDENNGRVTKYLDSRILETPSIALANTIRECLHMGNITKKSLENAMDGFFNWSKEEAKKTFKKEKKINALQREIIDYLIKLSNKAISGENREIVDGLFNTVNDIERVGDHADNIAELVVDGIEKDIPFSKEALEELRTMFDKVMEVYKSSLKCMKTNDIDLAFKVIKMEEQIDIMEKTCRTTHIYRLNKSLCNPESGIMFLEMISNMERIGDHSSNIARAVIDAQTVKQH, from the coding sequence ATGGCTATAAATATAGCGCTAGGTATACTTGGTGGATTAGGTTTATTTTTGTATGGAATGAATTTAATGGGAGAGGGTCTTCAAAAAGCAGCTGGAGAGAAGTTAAAGAAAATAATAGAGATGTTAACTAGTAACAGATTTATGGGAGTACTAGTTGGTGTATTTGTTACCGCTATTATCCAAAGTAGTAGTGCAACTACTGTTATGGTAGTTGGATTTGTTAATGCTGGCATAATGCAATTAAGTCAAGCTATAGGTGTTATAATGGGGGCAAATATAGGTACTACTGTGACAGCACAGCTTGTATCATTTGAACTAACACAATTAGCACCTGCTGCAGTTGGTATAGGTATGGTAATATATTTATTTGCATCAAAAGAAAAAAGTAAGCAATTAGCTGAAATATTAATAGGTTTTGGTATATTGTTTATAGGTATGGACTTTATGAAGGACGCTGTGAAGCCTCTAAGAGAGTTTCCTGCTTTTAGAGAAATGTTAGTTGGATTTGGAAGTAACACATTTTTAGGAATTTTTATGGGATTTGCTATGACTGTTATACTTCAAAGTAGTAGTGCTGCTATGGGTATATTATTGGCACTATCATCAGAAGGATTATTACCATTGTCATCTGCACTTCCAATATTATATGGACAAAATATAGGAACGTGTGTAACTGCTATTTTATCTAGTATAGGAGCAACAAGAAATGCTAAAAGAGCAGCTATTGTACACTTAACTTTTAATGTATTAGGTACACTAATATTCGCAATTATATTAAGTAAGCCGACAATCGCACTTGTAACTAAAATGAATCAAACTGATGTAACAAGACAAATAGCAAATGTACATACATTATTCAACATTGTAAATGTTGTAATTTTATTCCCATTTGCTCCACTTATAGTTAAATTAGCTATGAAATTGTTACCTGAAACGGAAGATGAAAATAATGGTAGAGTAACTAAGTATTTAGATAGTAGAATACTAGAAACGCCTTCTATAGCACTTGCAAATACTATAAGAGAGTGTTTACATATGGGGAATATAACTAAAAAATCTTTAGAAAACGCTATGGATGGATTTTTTAACTGGTCAAAAGAAGAAGCTAAAAAAACATTTAAAAAAGAGAAAAAGATAAATGCGCTACAAAGAGAAATTATAGATTACTTAATTAAATTATCTAATAAAGCAATATCTGGAGAAAATAGAGAGATAGTAGACGGCCTATTTAATACTGTAAATGATATTGAAAGAGTAGGAGATCATGCAGACAATATTGCAGAATTAGTTGTTGATGGAATAGAAAAGGACATACCTTTTTCAAAAGAAGCTTTAGAAGAGCTTAGAACTATGTTTGATAAGGTTATGGAAGTTTATAAAAGTTCATTAAAATGTATGAAAACTAATGATATAGATTTAGCTTTTAAAGTAATAAAGATGGAAGAACAAATAGATATAATGGAAAAAACATGCAGAACAACACATATATATAGATTGAATAAAAGCTTATGTAATCCAGAAAGTGGTATAATGTTCTTGGAGATGATAAGTAACATGGAAAGAATAGGAGATCACTCGTCTAATATAGCAAGAGCTGTAATAGATGCTCAAACTGTAAAACAACATTAA
- a CDS encoding glucose-6-phosphate isomerase, with protein MNKISFGYNNALDFVRQEEIDFMQPSIKMAHDLLHSKKGPGNDFLGWVDLPKNYDKEEFDRIKKAANRIKENSDVLIVIGIGGSYLGARAAIEMLGHSFRNNLTKKDREYPEIYFMGNNISSTYIMDLMDVIKDKDISVNVISKSGTTTEPAISFRIMKEYLENKYGKEEAKKRIFATTDAKKGALRQLAQNEGYETFVIPDDVGGRFSVLTAVGLLPIATAGINIDEIMKGANEASVDYDNENLADNNCYQYAAVRNVLHRKGKNIELMVNYEPALHFIGEWWKQLYGESEGKDQKGIFPASVDFSTDLHSMGQYVQDGRRDLFETVFNVETPKREATIKEDDKDLDGLNYLSGKTIDFVNKKAFEGTVLAHVDGNVPNLVINIPKLDEYNYGYLVYFFEKACAVSGYILGVNPFDQPGVEAYKRNMFALLGKPGYEKEKEELEKRLNK; from the coding sequence ATGAACAAAATAAGTTTTGGTTATAATAATGCACTTGACTTTGTAAGACAAGAAGAAATTGATTTTATGCAGCCTAGTATAAAAATGGCTCATGATTTATTACACAGTAAAAAAGGACCTGGAAATGACTTTTTAGGATGGGTAGACCTTCCTAAGAATTACGATAAAGAAGAATTTGATAGAATAAAGAAGGCAGCAAATAGAATAAAAGAAAATTCAGATGTATTAATAGTAATAGGAATAGGTGGATCTTATTTAGGGGCTAGAGCTGCTATAGAGATGTTAGGTCATTCTTTTAGAAATAACTTAACGAAGAAAGATAGAGAATATCCTGAAATATACTTTATGGGTAATAATATAAGCTCTACATATATAATGGATTTGATGGATGTTATAAAGGATAAAGATATATCTGTAAATGTTATATCAAAATCTGGAACTACAACAGAGCCTGCTATAAGTTTTAGAATAATGAAAGAATACTTAGAAAATAAATATGGAAAAGAAGAAGCTAAAAAGAGAATATTTGCAACAACTGATGCTAAAAAAGGAGCATTAAGACAACTTGCACAAAATGAAGGATATGAAACTTTCGTAATTCCAGATGATGTTGGTGGGCGTTTTTCTGTATTAACAGCAGTAGGACTTTTACCAATAGCTACAGCTGGAATTAATATAGACGAAATCATGAAAGGTGCAAATGAGGCTAGTGTTGACTATGACAATGAAAACTTAGCAGATAATAATTGCTACCAATATGCTGCTGTTAGAAATGTTCTTCACAGAAAAGGAAAAAATATAGAGCTTATGGTAAATTATGAACCAGCACTTCACTTTATTGGTGAATGGTGGAAGCAGCTTTATGGAGAAAGTGAAGGAAAAGATCAAAAGGGTATATTCCCAGCTTCAGTTGACTTTTCAACTGACCTACATTCTATGGGACAATATGTACAAGATGGAAGACGAGATTTATTTGAGACAGTATTTAATGTAGAAACTCCAAAAAGAGAAGCTACTATAAAAGAAGATGATAAGGATTTAGATGGACTTAATTACTTATCAGGAAAGACTATAGATTTTGTAAATAAGAAGGCTTTTGAAGGAACTGTACTTGCTCATGTTGATGGAAATGTTCCTAACTTAGTGATAAACATACCTAAGCTTGATGAGTACAACTATGGATACTTAGTATACTTCTTTGAGAAAGCTTGTGCTGTAAGTGGATATATATTAGGTGTTAATCCTTTTGATCAGCCAGGAGTTGAAGCTTATAAAAGAAACATGTTTGCACTTTTAGGAAAGCCTGGATATGAAAAAGAAAAAGAAGAATTAGAAAAAAGATTAAATAAATAG
- a CDS encoding IS3 family transposase, producing the protein MSKITFSKDNIERLNKNPYVKRVSEKSITYSDEFKIMFIEEYLRGSTPRTIFIDAGFDVEILGVKRYEQAAARWIKAYKKDGIIGLSDTRRVNSGRPSNAPVSKDDIISKQEAKIKLLEEQLELLKKLDVTERRLVNNCVNLTNNEVYELILKTVSKKDYSGTVSYCCSILGVSRSGYYHYLKTAPSRTIRENEDLKARDIILKAYNYRGYKKGSRSIKMTLENEFGIIYSRKKIQRIMRKYSIVCPIRKANPYRRIAKATKEHRVVPNLLQRNFKQGIPGKVLLTDITYIPYGINKMAYLSAIKDSSSNDILAYHVSDRITLDIATITIKKLVNTHKADLHDEAFIHSDQGVHYTSPKFQKLLKSHNLGQSMSRRGNCWDNAPQESFFGHMKDEVDFKTCSTLEEVINKVDNYMDYYNNYRCQWGLKKMTPKQFRNHLLNAA; encoded by the coding sequence ATGAGTAAAATTACATTTTCAAAAGACAATATTGAAAGATTAAATAAGAACCCTTATGTAAAGCGCGTTAGCGAGAAGTCAATAACATACTCTGACGAGTTTAAAATAATGTTTATTGAGGAGTATTTAAGAGGAAGCACACCACGAACTATTTTCATTGATGCTGGATTTGACGTTGAAATACTTGGTGTCAAGCGCTATGAACAGGCGGCAGCCAGATGGATAAAAGCGTACAAGAAAGATGGAATTATAGGATTAAGTGATACTAGAAGAGTGAATTCAGGCAGACCAAGTAATGCTCCAGTTTCAAAGGACGATATTATTAGCAAACAAGAAGCTAAAATAAAACTGCTTGAGGAACAATTAGAATTGCTAAAAAAGCTCGACGTGACAGAAAGGAGGCTGGTAAACAACTGCGTAAATCTAACAAATAATGAAGTATATGAGTTAATTTTAAAGACTGTGTCTAAAAAAGATTATTCAGGCACAGTTTCTTATTGCTGCTCAATTTTAGGGGTTTCACGTTCAGGTTATTATCATTATTTAAAGACAGCACCTTCTAGAACTATAAGGGAGAATGAAGATTTAAAAGCTAGAGATATTATATTAAAGGCTTATAATTATAGAGGTTATAAGAAAGGTTCTAGATCAATTAAAATGACACTAGAAAATGAGTTTGGTATTATATACAGTAGAAAAAAAATCCAAAGGATTATGCGAAAATACAGTATAGTATGTCCTATAAGAAAAGCCAATCCGTATAGAAGAATAGCCAAAGCGACAAAAGAACATAGAGTAGTACCTAATCTGCTACAGAGAAATTTCAAACAGGGTATTCCTGGCAAGGTGCTACTTACTGATATCACATACATCCCTTACGGGATAAATAAAATGGCATATTTATCAGCTATCAAAGATAGCTCTAGTAACGATATTCTAGCATATCATGTATCTGATCGAATTACTTTAGATATAGCTACAATTACAATTAAAAAATTAGTTAATACACATAAAGCTGATTTACATGATGAAGCTTTTATCCATTCTGACCAAGGGGTCCACTATACAAGCCCTAAATTCCAAAAATTACTAAAAAGCCATAATCTAGGACAATCCATGTCTAGACGTGGTAACTGCTGGGATAATGCACCTCAAGAATCCTTCTTTGGTCATATGAAGGATGAAGTAGATTTCAAAACATGTTCTACACTTGAAGAAGTAATTAATAAAGTTGATAATTACATGGATTACTATAATAATTATAGATGTCAATGGGGATTAAAAAAGATGACTCCTAAACAATTTAGAAATCATCTTTTGAATGCAGCTTAA
- a CDS encoding methyl-accepting chemotaxis protein — MNLNKISVRLISVSVLLILLPMMLVGYFSYDKAAQIITQSELSKSETSIRQLNGNLNLEIENKYKIFQGLNQAVKRTSDEDVLELFEEFSRNNKDILMVYIGRPDKVMKTYPDVELPEGFDPTKRGWYIDAMSTDNPVWSKTYVDAVTSKNVITLSVKLYDDNKNVKGVLAVDILLDSIGELTKAIDLGKGTDIIIGDHEGKVAFYKDESKIGFDLKETPWGSKIYEGKKGSIEYESKDDKEMLKGEKYITFYNNDTIGWQIINVFDKQIMESETHSIYQISLIVGILTTIVSIIISIYISFGITKPINKIVETMNEVGKGNFTIKNKLNTKTEIQLISKGLNNMIEKIKNLIINVEHMSKSTHSISTDLVDISSTTAISVNEVAQAIDEIARGATSQASETEGSLAKIKELGDFIGKTSNIAEDMAADSDKVKNFNEMGIQTIVLLKNKNIDTLNIVKSIEHQFKEQLSKSMQINNISETITQIAEQTNLLALNATIEAARAGEHGRGFAVVADEVRKLSEATTQQVKEIAEIVNNIQIQTNETSKIMNDASYIIDEQNEVVEKTEKLFKDIDYITCEMIEKTINIKEMLNNINISKVEFVDSMERIAYVTEETAASTQQVSAYAEQQVIDTEKLNSLAKNLNSSIDDLTSNIEEFKIK; from the coding sequence ATGAACTTGAATAAGATAAGTGTAAGGTTGATTTCTGTTTCTGTATTATTAATATTACTTCCGATGATGTTAGTTGGATATTTTTCATATGATAAAGCAGCTCAAATAATAACTCAAAGTGAGTTAAGTAAGAGTGAGACTTCTATAAGACAATTGAATGGTAATCTAAACTTAGAAATAGAAAATAAGTATAAGATATTTCAAGGTCTTAATCAGGCAGTTAAAAGAACTTCTGATGAGGATGTATTAGAATTATTTGAAGAGTTTAGCCGAAATAATAAAGATATATTGATGGTCTATATAGGGAGACCTGACAAAGTCATGAAGACTTATCCTGATGTTGAGTTACCAGAAGGTTTTGATCCTACTAAAAGAGGATGGTATATAGATGCTATGTCTACTGATAACCCTGTGTGGTCAAAAACTTATGTAGATGCTGTTACAAGCAAAAATGTAATAACATTATCAGTGAAATTATATGATGATAATAAGAATGTAAAAGGAGTTTTGGCAGTAGATATATTACTTGATAGCATAGGAGAGTTGACAAAAGCTATAGATTTAGGAAAGGGAACAGATATTATAATAGGAGATCATGAAGGTAAAGTAGCATTTTATAAAGATGAGTCTAAAATTGGATTTGATTTAAAGGAAACACCATGGGGCAGTAAAATATATGAGGGTAAAAAGGGAAGTATAGAGTATGAATCAAAAGATGATAAAGAAATGCTTAAAGGAGAAAAATACATAACGTTTTATAACAATGATACAATAGGATGGCAGATAATAAATGTATTTGATAAACAAATAATGGAAAGCGAAACTCATTCTATTTATCAAATATCTTTAATAGTAGGGATATTAACAACCATAGTATCTATTATAATAAGTATATATATATCGTTTGGAATAACTAAACCGATAAATAAAATAGTAGAGACTATGAATGAAGTTGGAAAAGGGAATTTTACTATAAAAAATAAATTGAATACAAAGACTGAAATACAGTTAATATCTAAAGGTCTTAATAATATGATAGAAAAAATAAAAAATTTAATAATAAATGTTGAACATATGTCAAAGAGTACACATAGTATATCTACAGATTTGGTAGATATATCTTCAACAACTGCAATTTCTGTAAATGAAGTAGCTCAAGCTATAGATGAAATAGCAAGAGGAGCAACTTCTCAAGCTAGTGAAACAGAGGGATCACTAGCAAAGATTAAGGAACTTGGTGATTTTATAGGTAAAACATCTAATATTGCTGAAGATATGGCTGCTGATTCTGATAAAGTAAAAAATTTCAATGAAATGGGTATTCAGACTATAGTTTTATTAAAAAACAAAAATATAGATACATTAAATATAGTAAAAAGTATTGAACATCAGTTTAAAGAGCAACTGTCAAAATCTATGCAAATAAATAATATAAGTGAAACTATAACACAAATAGCAGAACAGACAAATTTATTAGCGTTGAATGCAACTATAGAGGCTGCTAGAGCAGGAGAACATGGTAGAGGATTTGCAGTTGTAGCTGATGAGGTTAGAAAATTATCAGAAGCTACTACACAACAAGTAAAAGAAATTGCAGAAATAGTAAATAATATTCAGATACAGACTAATGAGACAAGTAAGATTATGAATGATGCATCTTATATTATTGATGAGCAGAATGAAGTTGTAGAAAAAACAGAAAAACTATTTAAGGATATAGACTATATTACTTGTGAGATGATAGAAAAAACTATCAATATAAAAGAAATGTTGAATAATATAAATATAAGCAAGGTAGAATTTGTAGACTCTATGGAACGAATAGCATATGTAACTGAAGAAACGGCAGCATCTACTCAACAAGTGTCTGCATATGCAGAGCAACAAGTAATAGATACAGAAAAATTGAATAGTTTAGCCAAAAACCTTAATTCTAGTATTGATGATTTAACTAGCAATATAGAGGAATTTAAAATAAAATAA
- a CDS encoding YecA family protein translates to MVGRNDLCPCNSGKKYKKCCLNKDKKNSMLKQKVDFSQKHDISITKKLYAYSRKDKFYDEYINAQHKFHIVDDKEINSKFNSFFNTYYLQDYITSENKTIAISFFEENKNKLNIIEKNILKSKLKSYITIYKILNIEEDKAILKDLILDKETYIEDINVLKDLKVGELIIGRMANVVEVNKFIDTVLSISEKIKDVIIADINNIYEKNKDVYKEMETFLVYNTNIFYKYIQQLIDPKIGTYLKEKKETSKAKVNNVEKQEDTKKVDTKEVDNSQKECEVKNLITENIEDAYLEVALTIWEEYKNNNEVKGTENGWASAVEYHTKKEDGVNVTQSAIAKKYKVSPSTLGKRYKEIKSIHKI, encoded by the coding sequence TTGGTAGGAAGAAATGATTTATGTCCATGTAATAGTGGAAAAAAATATAAAAAATGTTGCTTAAATAAAGATAAAAAAAATTCTATGCTAAAACAAAAAGTTGATTTTTCACAAAAACACGATATAAGTATAACTAAAAAACTATATGCTTATTCTAGAAAAGATAAATTCTATGATGAATATATTAATGCACAACATAAATTCCATATAGTAGATGACAAAGAAATAAACTCTAAATTCAATTCATTCTTTAATACATACTATCTTCAAGATTACATAACTAGTGAGAATAAAACTATAGCTATATCATTCTTTGAAGAAAATAAAAATAAATTAAATATAATAGAAAAGAATATATTAAAAAGTAAATTGAAATCATACATAACTATATATAAAATCTTAAACATAGAAGAAGATAAAGCTATACTTAAAGATTTAATACTAGATAAAGAAACTTATATAGAAGATATAAATGTATTAAAAGATTTAAAAGTTGGAGAATTAATAATAGGTAGAATGGCTAATGTTGTAGAAGTTAACAAATTTATAGACACTGTACTATCTATATCTGAAAAAATTAAGGATGTTATAATAGCAGATATTAATAATATATACGAAAAGAATAAAGATGTTTATAAGGAGATGGAAACATTCCTAGTATACAATACAAATATATTCTACAAGTATATTCAACAACTAATAGATCCTAAAATAGGGACATATTTAAAAGAAAAGAAAGAAACTTCTAAGGCAAAAGTGAATAATGTTGAAAAACAAGAAGATACTAAAAAAGTAGATACTAAAGAAGTAGATAATTCACAAAAAGAGTGTGAAGTTAAAAATCTTATAACAGAAAATATAGAAGATGCTTATTTAGAAGTAGCTTTAACTATATGGGAAGAATATAAGAACAACAATGAAGTAAAGGGAACTGAAAATGGATGGGCTTCAGCAGTTGAATACCATACTAAAAAAGAAGATGGTGTAAATGTAACTCAAAGTGCTATAGCTAAAAAATACAAAGTAAGTCCAAGTACTTTAGGTAAAAGATATAAAGAAATAAAATCAATACACAAAATATAA
- a CDS encoding aspartyl-phosphate phosphatase Spo0E family protein, which produces MEKMNDLQMNIEVMRERLNKLIENNNFKLVNKEIIDLSQELDILLDNYVKLKKDSILS; this is translated from the coding sequence ATGGAAAAAATGAATGATTTACAGATGAATATAGAAGTAATGAGAGAAAGACTGAATAAATTGATAGAAAATAACAATTTTAAACTTGTTAATAAAGAAATAATAGATTTAAGTCAGGAATTGGATATTTTATTAGATAATTATGTTAAATTGAAGAAGGATAGTATATTATCATGA